A single genomic interval of Trichosurus vulpecula isolate mTriVul1 chromosome 6, mTriVul1.pri, whole genome shotgun sequence harbors:
- the LOC118853955 gene encoding olfactory receptor 5M8-like produces MSRNVTTNPEFILLGLTQRLELQVLFFVLFLTIYVITVVGNLGMMVLVQITPRLHTPMYFFLSHLSFADLCFSSNVSPKMLETFIVEKATISYSACLVQCYLFIALVHVEIYILAVMAFDRYMAICNPLLYGSKMSPTVCTSLISVPYVYGSLTGLMETMWTYSLSFCGPNKINHFYCADPPLIKLACSSTYNKELSMFVVAGFNFTFSLLIILISYLYIFPAILRLRSADSTRKAFSTCGSHLTAVTIFYAALFFMYLRPPSETSVEQGKMMAVFYTTVIPMLNPLIYSLRNKDVKEALKKELFRKDLSK; encoded by the coding sequence ATGAGCAGGAATGTCACCACAAACCCTGAATTTATTCTCTTGGGACTAACTCAGCGCCTGGAGCTTCAGGTCCTATTCTTTGTCCTCTTTCTGACCATCTACGTAATCACTGTGGTGGGCAACCTGGGGATGATGGTGTTAGTGCAAATCACTCCCAGGCTTCACACACCCATGTACTTTTTCCTGAGTCACTTATCTTTTGCAGACCTCTGTTTCTCTTCCAATGTGAGTCCTAAGATGCTGGAGACTTTCATAGTGGAAAAGGCCACCATCTCCTACTCAGCCTGTTTGGTGCAATGTTaccttttcattgctttggtCCATGTGGAAATCTACATCCTGGCTGTGATGGCCTTTGACCGCTACATGGCCATCTGCAATCCTCTGCTCTATGGCAGCAAGATGTCTCCCACTGTCTGCACCTCTCTCATCTCAGTGCCCTATGTCTATGGCTCCCTCACAGGCCTCATGGAGACCATGTGGACCTACAGCTTATCATTCTGTGGCCCCAATAAGATTAACCATTTCTACTGTGCTGACCCTCCTCTCATCAAGTTAGCTTGTTCTAGTACTTACAACAAAGAACTCTCTATGTTTGTTGTTGCTGGGTTTAACTTTACTTTTTCCCTGCTCATCATTCTTATCTCCTATCTGTACATCTTCCCAGCTATCCTCAGACTTCGCTCTGCTGACAGCACGCGCAAGGCCTTCTCTACTTGTGGTTCCCACCTGACAGCTGTTACTATATTTTATGCAGCTCTTTTCTTCATGTATCTCAGACCACCCTCAGAGACATCTGTGGAGCAAGGGAAAATGATGGCTGTGTTTTATACCACTGTGATCCCCATGTTGAACCCCTTGATCTACAGCTTAAGGAACAAAGATGTGAAAGAAGCCTTAAAGAAAGAACTCTTCAGAAAAGACCTCTCCAAATAA
- the LOC118854051 gene encoding olfactory receptor 1030 — protein sequence MLIPKEMKRENHTLVTEFTLLGLTSRPELQPILFVLFLVIYLITVGGNLGMMVLIRIDSRLHTPMYFFLASLSCLDLCYSTNITPKMLVNFLSEKKTISYPACLVQCYFFIAMVIAEYYMLAVMAYDRYMAICNPLLYSSKMSKAVCIRLIAGPYIYGFLSGLMETMWTYRLTFCSSNIINHFYCADPPLIRLSCSDTFIKETSMFVVAGFNLSNSLLIILISYIFILIAIVRMRSAEGRRKAFSTCGSHLVAVTVFYGTLFCMYVRPPTDKSVEQSKIIAVFYTFVSPMLNPIIYSLRNKDVKEAFHKLVRKIVLSK from the coding sequence ATGCTGATTcctaaagaaatgaagagagagaatcaCACATTGGTGACTGAATTTACTCTTTTGGGATTAACCAGTCGTCCAGAGCTACAGCCAATCCTTTTTGTGCTATTTTTAGTAATTTACCTCATCACTGTAGGAGGGAACCTTGGAATGATGGTGTTGATAAGGATAGATTCCCGCCTCCACACTCCTATGTACTTCTTTCTTGCTAGTTTATCATGCCTAGATCTATGCTATTCTACCAACATCACCCCCAAGATGCTAGTAAACTTCTTATCAGAAAAGAAAACGATTTCATACCCTGCATGTTTGGTTCAGTGTTATTTCTTCATTGCCATGGTGATTGCTGAATATTACATGCTAGCAGTTATGGCCTACGACCGGTACATGGCCATCTGTAACCCCCTGCTCTATAGTAGCAAGATGTCAAAAGCCGTCTGTATCCGCCTGATTGCTGGTCCATACATCTATGGGTTTCTTAGTGGTCTGATGGAAACCATGTGGACATATCGTTTGACTTTCTGTAGCTCCAACATAATCAACCACTTTTATTGTGCTGACCCACCCCTCATACGACTCTCGTGCTCTGATACCTTCATCAAAGAAACATCCATGTTTGTGGTTGCAGGATTTAATCTCTCCAACTCTCTCCTCATCATCCTCATCTCCTATATCTTCATTCTCATTGCCATTGTGCGAATGCGTTCAGCAGAAGGTAGGCGCAAAGCCTTCTCTACTTGTGGGTCTCATCTCGTGGCAGTGACTGTATTTTATGGGACTCTGTTTTGCATGTATGTTAGACCACCCACTGATAAATCAGTGGAACAGTCGAAGATCATAGCTGTTTTCTATACCTTTGTGAGCCCCATGTTGAACCCCATCATTTACAGCCTAAGAAACAAGGATGTGAAAGAAGCATTTCATAAACTGGTCAGAAAAATTGTCCTGTCTAAATGA